A single region of the Elusimicrobium sp. An273 genome encodes:
- a CDS encoding MATE family efflux transporter produces the protein MKTKVSSKKPRKVIRRKLFNLTSPIFVETLLIMLTGTVDVFMLSRYSDETVAAGGVVNQLLNLVFILYGITTLGTSVLCAQYLGAKQKKNVAQVIGVSLLANLLMGLLVSAGLFFLARPSLQLMGLDESLIGYGISYMKIVGGFSFLQALSMTLSAILRSHNKAYYPMFVTLLINIVNVIGNYMLIFGNFGAPRLGITGAGISTSLSRLLAVGLLAYILFSKVTAVPSLKLFKPFPWDKIKNLLTIGLPAAGEQVSYNLSQVLITYFSVMLGTAALTARTYAMSIVMFSYVFAIAIGQGAAISIGHLIGEERDNAAFSVEKYSIKLAMLVTVCISVLTALVGTDIFKLLSSNPEVISIGATVLYIDVLLEIGRAVNITSVNSLNAAGDVMYPFITGIIVMWGVATLLSYVLGIWWGWGLNGIWLAMALDENIRAVVFERRWKSRKWEDKSFTRRRA, from the coding sequence ATGAAAACAAAGGTCTCATCTAAAAAACCGCGAAAAGTAATCCGCCGGAAATTGTTTAATTTAACCAGCCCCATTTTTGTGGAAACGCTGCTGATTATGCTTACCGGCACGGTGGACGTGTTTATGCTCAGCCGCTATTCGGACGAAACCGTCGCCGCCGGGGGGGTAGTCAACCAACTGCTCAACTTGGTGTTTATTCTCTACGGCATTACCACGCTGGGCACTTCCGTGTTGTGCGCGCAGTATTTAGGCGCCAAACAAAAGAAAAATGTGGCCCAGGTGATAGGGGTTTCGCTGCTGGCCAACTTACTGATGGGCCTGTTGGTAAGTGCAGGGCTGTTCTTCTTGGCACGGCCTTCGCTGCAGCTGATGGGGTTGGACGAGAGCCTGATCGGGTACGGCATTTCGTATATGAAAATTGTGGGCGGGTTTTCGTTCTTGCAGGCCCTGTCCATGACGCTTTCCGCCATTTTAAGAAGCCACAACAAAGCGTATTACCCGATGTTTGTTACCTTGCTGATTAACATCGTCAACGTCATCGGCAACTATATGCTGATTTTCGGCAATTTCGGTGCGCCGCGCCTGGGGATTACGGGGGCGGGTATTTCCACCTCGCTAAGCCGCCTCTTGGCGGTGGGACTGCTGGCCTATATTTTGTTTAGCAAAGTAACGGCGGTGCCGTCCCTTAAATTATTTAAGCCCTTCCCGTGGGATAAAATTAAAAACCTGCTGACTATCGGCCTGCCGGCGGCGGGGGAACAGGTGTCGTATAATTTATCGCAGGTGTTAATTACGTACTTTTCCGTGATGCTGGGTACGGCCGCGCTGACGGCGCGTACGTATGCGATGAGCATTGTGATGTTTTCGTACGTGTTTGCCATTGCTATCGGCCAGGGGGCGGCCATTTCCATCGGGCATTTGATCGGGGAGGAGCGCGACAATGCCGCCTTCTCGGTAGAAAAATACTCCATTAAACTGGCCATGCTGGTAACGGTGTGCATTTCGGTGCTGACGGCGCTGGTTGGAACGGATATTTTTAAACTACTTTCTTCCAACCCCGAGGTGATTTCCATTGGCGCAACGGTGCTGTACATTGATGTGTTGCTGGAAATCGGCCGGGCGGTCAACATTACGTCCGTCAACTCCTTAAACGCGGCGGGGGACGTTATGTATCCGTTCATTACGGGCATTATCGTGATGTGGGGGGTGGCCACGCTGCTTTCCTATGTGCTGGGCATTTGGTGGGGCTGGGGGCTCAACGGCATATGGCTGGCTATGGCGCTGGACGAAAACATCCGCGCCGTGGTGTTTGAACGCCGCTGGAAAAGCCGCAAGTGGGAAGATAAAAGCTTCACGCGCCGGCGCGCGTAA
- a CDS encoding S8 family peptidase — MIRKSVWLGLCLCVGSCVYGADTVFLGPTNLRVSDQGEFSWVDTTPKPQAFDNLWAYRYYPIEKKLTGMGVKVAVADSGISSHPEFNGKHIMGQDFTMSGALTDLKNHGTGVAGIIGARGLRFTGIAPEASLLIYKIDDGSRLIGPQAAANALNTILTYNEQNPNDKITVINLSYGVSGGGYAALTNAVNRAHDSGITIVSPAGNYGFPGVFYPANLSTVIAVSALGADGKTLYPNSAYGPEVDFIAPGDRVFTASSDGGYTLMSGTSAAAGFVSAAAALAVEGLTRQLGRYPTAQEVKDALKKAAVKIPGLPDIAQGNGMIDVAKLESQFEAKK, encoded by the coding sequence ATGATTCGCAAAAGCGTGTGGCTGGGATTGTGCCTGTGTGTCGGTTCGTGCGTGTACGGGGCGGACACGGTGTTCCTTGGCCCGACGAATCTGCGCGTAAGCGACCAGGGGGAATTTTCGTGGGTGGATACAACCCCCAAACCGCAAGCGTTTGACAACCTGTGGGCCTACCGCTATTACCCCATTGAAAAAAAGCTGACGGGCATGGGCGTGAAAGTGGCCGTGGCCGACAGCGGCATTTCTTCCCATCCGGAATTTAACGGCAAACATATTATGGGGCAGGATTTTACCATGTCCGGCGCGCTGACGGATTTAAAAAACCACGGCACGGGCGTGGCCGGCATTATCGGCGCGCGCGGGCTGCGCTTTACGGGCATTGCGCCGGAAGCCTCGCTGCTTATTTACAAGATAGACGACGGCAGCCGCTTAATCGGCCCGCAGGCCGCGGCCAATGCGCTCAATACGATTTTAACCTACAACGAACAGAACCCCAACGATAAAATTACTGTCATTAATTTAAGCTACGGCGTTTCGGGCGGCGGCTACGCCGCACTGACTAACGCCGTTAACCGCGCGCACGACTCGGGGATTACGATTGTTTCTCCCGCCGGGAACTATGGCTTTCCGGGCGTGTTTTACCCGGCCAATTTGTCCACCGTCATTGCCGTAAGCGCCTTGGGGGCGGACGGAAAAACCCTTTATCCCAATTCTGCCTACGGGCCGGAGGTGGACTTTATCGCCCCCGGAGACCGGGTATTCACCGCTTCTTCAGACGGCGGCTATACTCTGATGAGCGGCACTTCCGCGGCGGCGGGCTTTGTAAGCGCCGCGGCGGCGCTGGCGGTGGAAGGCCTTACCCGCCAATTGGGCCGCTACCCCACGGCGCAGGAAGTGAAAGACGCCCTTAAAAAAGCGGCCGTCAAAATCCCGGGCCTGCCCGATATTGCCCAAGGAAACGGAATGATTGACGTTGCCAAACTGGAAAGCCAATTTGAAGCTAAAAAATGA
- the nadE gene encoding NAD(+) synthase: MKINLVSFNPLAADTADNSARVLDLLRAPAPQADIWVLPEAALCGCPLFDLFDDKRLLAQNLAALKEIAKETKETAVVLGYMDKQNGAPATAAAFIYKGKITKIFDTETVSYKGKRLQLVLGTPDQAPADPDADAVLFLAARPYLKGNIAPRVDALKKFAKKHGVPSLLCCLLGGGDGMIFDGLLAAADKKGSLILLGEPFREQTLTFDLDEKYTPVSYKKPWQEELLSALAFGLRDYVHKSGMDKVMFGISGGIDSAFTAVLAAKALGGESVYCVSLPSYCTSDLSKTLAGQLARTLGVNLEEVGVIPALGGVKEAISHIVSHPKDTTEQELQSRLRTTILGALASEYHAMLISTDDKSECAVGSFVLYGDAGGSLQPIGDLYKSEIYELAEYINKQGELIPRGIIERAPTSELSPNQKDEDQLPPYSVLDKMLRAYLEEGKTPEEISKKFHVKAAVVQDVLTRVNQADLKRRQTAPALQVSAHPFASVLRPIIKKVNL; the protein is encoded by the coding sequence ATGAAAATAAATTTGGTTTCTTTTAATCCGCTGGCGGCCGACACCGCCGACAATTCTGCCCGCGTGCTGGACTTGCTGCGCGCGCCCGCGCCCCAGGCGGATATATGGGTGCTGCCGGAGGCGGCCTTGTGCGGCTGCCCGCTGTTTGATTTGTTTGACGACAAACGGCTGCTGGCGCAAAATCTGGCCGCGTTGAAAGAAATTGCCAAAGAAACCAAAGAAACGGCCGTCGTTTTGGGGTATATGGACAAACAAAACGGCGCGCCCGCCACCGCCGCGGCATTTATATATAAAGGAAAAATCACCAAAATTTTTGACACCGAAACCGTGTCTTATAAAGGCAAACGCCTCCAGCTGGTGCTGGGCACGCCCGATCAGGCCCCGGCCGACCCGGACGCGGACGCCGTCCTCTTTCTGGCGGCGCGGCCTTATTTAAAAGGAAACATCGCACCGCGGGTGGACGCGCTTAAAAAGTTTGCCAAAAAGCACGGCGTTCCTTCCTTATTATGCTGTTTGTTAGGCGGCGGGGACGGAATGATTTTTGACGGCCTCTTGGCCGCGGCCGACAAAAAAGGCTCCCTAATTTTACTGGGCGAACCTTTCCGCGAGCAGACGCTAACGTTTGATTTGGATGAAAAATATACGCCCGTTTCCTATAAAAAACCGTGGCAGGAAGAATTGCTTTCGGCGCTTGCATTCGGTTTGCGCGACTATGTGCATAAAAGCGGAATGGATAAGGTGATGTTTGGCATCAGCGGCGGGATTGATTCCGCCTTCACGGCCGTACTGGCGGCCAAGGCGCTGGGCGGCGAAAGCGTGTACTGCGTGTCTTTGCCGTCCTACTGCACCAGCGATTTAAGCAAAACGCTGGCCGGGCAATTGGCCCGCACGTTGGGGGTAAATTTGGAAGAAGTCGGCGTGATTCCGGCGTTGGGCGGCGTGAAGGAAGCCATTTCACATATCGTTTCGCACCCCAAAGACACTACCGAACAGGAACTGCAGTCCCGCCTGCGCACCACCATTTTGGGGGCGCTGGCCAGCGAATACCACGCCATGCTGATTTCTACCGACGATAAAAGCGAATGTGCGGTAGGATCCTTTGTACTCTACGGCGATGCCGGCGGCAGCTTGCAGCCGATCGGCGATTTGTATAAGAGCGAAATTTACGAACTGGCGGAATACATTAATAAACAAGGGGAGCTCATTCCGCGCGGCATTATTGAACGCGCCCCCACTTCCGAGTTAAGCCCCAACCAAAAAGACGAAGACCAACTGCCGCCCTATTCCGTGCTGGACAAAATGCTCCGCGCTTATTTGGAAGAAGGCAAAACACCGGAAGAAATCAGCAAAAAATTTCATGTTAAGGCGGCTGTGGTGCAGGATGTGTTAACCCGCGTCAACCAGGCGGATTTAAAACGCCGCCAAACGGCCCCTGCCCTGCAGGTAAGCGCGCATCCGTTTGCATCCGTCTTGCGGCCGATTATCAAAAAGGTAAACTTGTAA
- a CDS encoding LA_2272 family surface repeat-containing protein: MKKLALIMALFVAAAMPAAAEAGNLKLSLWDEIAVAVPNNIHDVKGVDLGIASKTSTVTGLQFDFLFAQTEYELNGVSMTWIINLANQVKGAQFGLLTKNDDLIGAQLGLVNLSMHSTTGLQWGFFNQAEYMNGLQLGFVNYAKTIDGLQIGLLNIAENGWFPAMVIVNGRF, encoded by the coding sequence ATGAAGAAACTAGCCTTGATTATGGCTTTATTTGTGGCGGCGGCTATGCCCGCGGCTGCCGAAGCGGGCAATTTAAAACTCTCGCTCTGGGACGAAATTGCAGTAGCCGTGCCCAATAACATTCACGACGTAAAAGGCGTGGATTTGGGTATCGCTTCCAAAACCTCTACCGTCACCGGCTTGCAGTTTGATTTCCTGTTTGCCCAAACCGAATACGAACTCAACGGCGTCAGCATGACCTGGATCATCAACCTGGCCAACCAAGTAAAAGGCGCCCAGTTTGGGTTGCTGACCAAAAACGACGACTTAATCGGCGCGCAGCTGGGTTTGGTCAACCTGTCTATGCACAGCACCACCGGCTTGCAGTGGGGCTTCTTCAACCAAGCCGAATACATGAACGGCTTGCAGCTGGGTTTTGTAAACTACGCCAAAACCATTGACGGGCTGCAAATCGGTCTTTTAAACATTGCCGAAAACGGCTGGTTCCCGGCGATGGT